TGCTTATGTTTAGCAGCATCTCATTTATCAACAGATACATTCAAATGGCAAGTAAAGGCCCAGGCTTCAGTGAGACAATTTCCACCATCTTCTTTCAGGCTTTAGCTGTATTTTTTTGCAATTGCAATTTGATAAATATTGATGAAgccatggaaaaaaacttgatcacaTGCCTTTTCGAGAAAAGCCATTTTATATTTacggaagatttttttttagttgaaggTGCATGCAGATGATTAGTAGGATACAACAAGCCATGAATGTTTGTGTTTCTGTTTATCTCAGCTTGCCCAGCTGTGTCAGCGATTGGATGACCTATGGGAGGAATATGCAGGAGGTGTTGTTTTATTTGCTTGGATGCAGTTTCTCAAAGAGGAGACTCTGGAGTACTTGAAGATCAACTCACCATATGAAATACAAGTTTGTGGGTTTGGATCTCAGAGTATAAAGAATAACCTGGGGGAATGTGATACCTGTAGTGCCACAGgcccagcacaagcagagatttGGGACAATCGGGCTATCCAGGACATGGAATCTGTCTCTGCAATTATCAAGTGCATCTTGGACTTTAATGAGACTCAGCAGAAGAAGTGCTTTGATAGCAAACCATATATGTGCAACATTTGCTTCTCAGAAAAGCTGGGCAGCGAGTGCACTCACTTTAAGGATTGTCAGCATGTCTACTGCAACGAATGCCTTAAGGATTATTATACAGTTCAGATACAGGATGGGCAGGTCCAGGCACTTAACTGTCCTGAACAAAAGTGTCCTTCTGTTGCTACACCTGCACAGGTAACACAttaacaatgcttttttttttcttgtgtgtatGTGTACATTTATTAACCCTTTTAACCCTTTGCTTACTGGCCAATTTACCActctaaaaaaacagaaagccaGAAATGTAGAATGTACTGAGAACAGGGATGGACAAATTATTGGGTAAAGGCAGAGGAAACAAGTTTAAGAATGGGGGATAGAGCAGTGAAGTATATAAGAGGATATTACATTGAAAATTATCAATCTTAACCTGCTGCGTATTAGACTGACCTTAATCTGTGAACCTGACATCCAGGGTTAACTCTCACAAGAATGAAATGGCGATAATGCTAAATGATTTGGGGGAAAATGAGAAAGGGGATGATGGCTATTCTCTCACTAGGGACTGGGCACACCAGGAAATCTTTTGGTCAATACTATCCTGTATATGTCCCAATAAAAACATGGATATTCAAATGGCCCTATCCTGTTCATATTCCGATCTCCTCTggttcaaatccatgcatggttgctagggtaatttggagcctagcaaccagatggctgaaactgcaaagtgtagagctgctgaataaaaacctaaataaccaaaaaaacacaaataataaaaaatgaaaaccaatcgcaaattgtctctgaatagcACTCTCTACCTGATACTAACAGTAtacaccacccctttaaagttgataATATCAGACCAGAAAAGTGAATGACAAGGCACTCATAAGTGATAATTAGAAACCTGCCTTCACATTTTGGCATGAAAGGTCTCCATTTAGTAAACTCTTTGAGGTAAAATAGCATCTGTACAAAAACTGGAACTATAAATTTGCCTGTTGCCAAAGTATCAGAATAAAATAGTCTGGACATCTCTGAATTAAACATAAAAGTACACCTTCGTTTCCctggcatttatttttattatagtgaaGTATAGTCTACAGATCTGCCATATACCCCGCTAGAAGTTTTCGAGCCCAGCCTGTGCCCTAACAGCATGGCAAACCTGAAAGTAACTGAAAGTAAACTTGTCTGGGAAGATTCAGTTGgttgaaggaaaggctaaaactaagtaagctttataagaaaggtctatataaatacaccagtaacccctcaaagtaatgctgctttgagttctctgtcaaaagaaacacagcatttctttccttctattgtgtacatatgggcttctgtatcagacttcctgccttcagcttaaacctccaggggtagagcatgagcatgctcagtttgctcctctttccctgctgtaatctgagcccagagctatgagtgagcagggagagactcaagcaggaagtgatgtcacaccaagctaatatggcagctgctatcctaaacaaacagagagcttctagagttgtttactcaggtatggtaaaacattttacagaataatagTCTTAtaatttgcactattgtggctaatctattagcggtagctttctttctcctataCAGCCCAACACCAAATAGCCTATTCAAGTATTTCAGCCACAAAGATGTGGCCCCTGGGATTtctgtgaaatattttgccaGGCATGTTAAAAGAGATACAGTCTCTGACAGTTGGGTCTGGGTTGAAGACATACATTTCCTGCTTAATCCGATGATATCAGATGTTTAATCAGAATCCCATGATACCCAAAGGACAGAGGAGGCTACAGAAACCAATGACTATGCTTTAGCGAATTATCACTTTCTTTGCAGGTGAAGGTGCTTGTTGGGGAGGAATTGTTCAGCCGCTATGACCGTCTTCTATTGCAGTCCAGTCTGGATCTGATGGCAGATGTGGTGTACTGTCCACGTCAAGGCTGTGAAACTCCAGTCATGCTGGAGCCTGGGGGCACAATGGGAATTTGTTCCAACTGCAGTTACGCTTTTTGTACCCTTTGCAAAATGGCCTACCATGGAGTTGCAAATTGTTATATAAAAGGTTAGTGGAAGTAAATGAGGGAGGGCTGGGTGTTTATTTAGTACACTGGTTCAAATTTGACAATGGGggcacaataaattaaaaaacaatgtatagcatCTATACTGTAAATAATTGTTTTACATTCTCTTTACTGCCTGATTAAAGCACAGGCTGTAAAATCTGGATATAGAATAGTGACTCTATATAGAGGGACTTGTGTATATGCTAGCTTTGTGTGAGGTAGAAACAAGCcatccaaaaaattaaaagtcaCAATTTACAGTATAAACTTAAAggctaaaaatttaataaatcacCTTAGGCTTCTAAAGTTCCAACatttagaattacaattttttttttttttaaatcatagctGTGCTGTATATGTACTATGTGGGCATTCACtcaggaaaggcttggtgcacttggggtgccaaatgttagcccCCCCaactgattgtattgacttacctgaaaccccaggccggtgctcctatcagcagaaaactgcaccggcccggggttataccagtgagcacagCGGATCGATCTACTtcagcgaaaagccgaactttaactatttcgttctactgcgcatgcatctgccccgggaaatttgaagaaagaagaagacggaagaggatcgctccttggtgctcactggtataaccccgggccggtgaagttttctgccgataggagcaccggcctggggtttcaggtaagtcaatacattcacttgggggtgcctaaggcCGAAACGTTGCCTAAGGCACTTTAAGAAAAGTTCTTCACTTTTCCAATAATGCCGGAGTGCTGCTGTCTTCATTGATCTGTGTAATTTTACAGTGTGTGTAGTTACTGGAACTTTATGATGAAGAGAAGCCATCATTTTCACTTGGCTTTCATTTGATATTGTCCCCAGAAAAGATTATCTCAGCGTCTGATGAAGACCAGGAGGCAGGTGAAGCTGGTAAGAAGAAGAAATCTTCATTCATGAGTACCAAAATGTTTGTCACATGCAAAAtgtgatgtactgtatatcagtatTTTGCAAAACAATGTAGCCCATTTTAATGTATTCAGGATGTGGCAaacttgcagcaggatcttgacaaactggcagtctGGGCGGTTAAGTGGCATATGAGAATCATGTAATGTGTAATGTCatgcacctgagatgtaaaaatatgcaagccaatTATATGCTTAATGGGACTGcgttaggcaaatccataatggagaaggaatccttgtagataataacttggatgtagcaagcaatgtcagtcagcagctgcaagggcaaataaggttttgagctatattaaaggggacatagaaTCGTGGGAGGAGAGGCTGACTTTtcactttacaaagcactggcaTGGGCCCATCTGGAATATACAGTGCAGTGATTaatctccagtgctcaaatgggaTATTATAGAATTAGACAtagtccaaagaagggcaactaaatgGAAAAGACTATATAAATTCTCAATTATAAAGAAAGACTGGTCAAGATGGGGTTGTTTATGTTTTAAAAGggacaattaaaggaaaactatacccccaaacaatgttggtctctataaaaaatatattgcataaaacagcttatatgtaaaactctgcttcatgtaaataaaccataacaatatactttttagtatgtgctattgggtaatccttaatagaaaattgccgttAAAGAAAAAAGGGTTGTCccctacaattcacggtgcacacaaaccatacatgttaggtcacgtgaGCAAATTAATGGagaaaattctgtcttttgctcccacacatcttcctgttacagttagagctgcagtatttctggtcaggtgatctctgaggcagcacaaagaatatcataaaatgggggctaaAGGGAAAAGAGGTAATatgtcaatatttacttaaataaatattccagtttggtaagattctttaatatgccactcaatgtgatgtaaactatcttttagttaagtattaattttgggggtatatatTTCCTTTAAGGAAGTCCAGATTGGAGTGCAGCTGCTTatcattgactatatatatatatatatatatatatatatatatatatatatatatatatatatatatatatatatataatgtcaatgATATGCAGCTGCACTCCAATCTGCAAACATGAGGGCACCCATTCTGAAGAAAGGAGGTTCAGTCTTATTATTCGTAAAAGGTTaacagcgagagctgtgaagttgtggaattctcttcctgaatcagttggACAGACAGATACATTAGATCACTTCAAAAAACAGGTTGAATGGATTTTTAGCAAGTCAAGAATTACAGGGCTACTGAAAATAGCTTTGTTGATGCAGTGACTGGTTAAATAGCTAGTCAAAAGGCTTGGAGTCAAATTGCTTATAGTCAAATGGGAATTTTTCTCCCACTGAAGTAAATTCGAGAggctttttgcctttctctggatcaactagcagttaggcaggttgcaCATAGATATAAAAGGCTGAACTCCTTCACCTGTGTAAAAGCAGTTCATttcatttggcttttttcagagTGGACCCCAGAAGATTTTAGCTACGTGCGTGATGAATTCCTGGCAGCAGATAAGGCTGGAAAGAAGTTACTGGTGGAGGAATATGGCATGGAATTCATAAAAAAAGCAGTGGACAAGGAATCTACTGAATGGCTGAAGATGAATTGCAAGAGTTGTCCATACTGCAGTGCCAAAGTCCAGGCAAGTCCAGGAACAAACTGTAATCcttagcattaaaggagaactaaaacttaactaaagaagtgggctagaactgttgtacattatgttttgggcttctgtaccagcccaaggcaaccacagccctttagcagtaaagatctgtgtctccaaagatgccccaatagctccccatcttcttttctgctgattcactgcacatgctctgtgctgctgtcacttactgagcttagggacccactcacagtatacagtacatatagaatagaaatgtcacaatataaggctgatcagtaattaatacagataattactacatggcagcacaaaaaccagcacaattagcatcagaatttaataatcagacctgtagcatcagcttatattactggccaacctcattttctgcttgataatttgcaagaacccctaagcttagcttctcaacagctgctcagagcccactgataaACCATTAATTTATTAACTATACCCACTGCATGctttttttctacagaaaaatGGAGGCTGCAACATGATGTTATGTATAAAATGTCGCACAAGTTTCTGTTGGCTGTGCTTGACTGTACTGACCAAGACAAACTGCTACAGTCATTTCAATGAATCTTTGTCTTGCGACCAGTAAGTGCACAACATTTTCTTTTGGCTAtttgctataatatatatatatatatatatatatatatatatatatatatatatatatatatatatatatatatatatatatatatacacacacatacacacacatatatatatatatatatatatatatatatatatatatatacatacacacacacatatatatatatatatatatatatatatatatatatatatatatatatatatatatatatgtatgtgaagTCCATTTGGAGCCGGCACTTCTTGTTTGGAAAGTGTAcggtgcctgggtgctatcagcaaaagAGTAAGATATCAACAGGAAGGCGAGCACTCAAAGGTCTTAGGATGAAGAAAAAGTGAAATTTATTGCAATGAAAAAAATGGCTATTATCAGCTATTATTTTCAtttcaataaatttcactttTTCTTCATCCTAAGACCCGTGAGTGCTCGCCTTCTtctggatagatatatatatatatatatatatatatatatatatatatatatatatataatacacaaaagccatgaatatcctgtaaattatattcttataaacggtgagttctgatgtcatcagttataaacggtgagttctgatgtcatttctgtcacatgactcattgaaatttgtgtattataataaataaagtacccccggttgtaaaatatgtggatattagaagttatctcggagttccatgacctgtataaaaacactcggccttcagcctcgtgtttttatatggtcatgaaactcctcggtaacttataatatccctatattttacaaaagggggtactttattcactatatatataatatattgtaaaaaatgttgttgcactctaggggcttttgcagtaaaaaactttattagaatcAACGTTTCAACCCTCATTGGATATCAagatcttgataaagaccccattgagggtcaAAACGTCgattctaataaagttttttactgcaaaagcccctagagtgcaacagcattttttacaatttctatACAATACTACTGTTagcaacagggccgccatcagtggGGTActagggggacagttgtcccgggccctgtGATTCTTGGGTCTTAGGGGGGCCCAGCTGCTGTACTCATGCTGTAGCCGGGCCCCCACTGCTGTCAAGAAGCTGCAGAATCGTGTGGGGAGGGCGGAGCTTCTTCTACACGTCTTTCCCCTCCCCAGCTTCTAAACTATTGGTAGTTTCCCTagagctgcatggtgattggataaccctatccaatccctgtgtagCTCTACCAGGACTAAAaagtgtggaaggaaaagtcttgcaggccctagatggcccctcgcattcctaagcccccctccaaggtagactgagcagtttcaaagtgcccatggggcccttctatgaactgtttcaagactacccaggagacagtgtgccatctgagaaggtccttatcagtagtatgttatgttatgcttttgcttctagcaggtgccctggcct
Above is a genomic segment from Xenopus laevis strain J_2021 chromosome 3L, Xenopus_laevis_v10.1, whole genome shotgun sequence containing:
- the rnf14.1.L gene encoding E3 ubiquitin-protein ligase RNF14, which gives rise to MSREDKEEQEDELLALTSIYSEDEFKRSETAPGGEICVCLDLPPNFNVAIKSDCASNEYTESFEGIVSFLPPIILNFELPPGYPSTKPPAFKLSCKWLSPSQLAQLCQRLDDLWEEYAGGVVLFAWMQFLKEETLEYLKINSPYEIQVCGFGSQSIKNNLGECDTCSATGPAQAEIWDNRAIQDMESVSAIIKCILDFNETQQKKCFDSKPYMCNICFSEKLGSECTHFKDCQHVYCNECLKDYYTVQIQDGQVQALNCPEQKCPSVATPAQVKVLVGEELFSRYDRLLLQSSLDLMADVVYCPRQGCETPVMLEPGGTMGICSNCSYAFCTLCKMAYHGVANCYIKEKIISASDEDQEAGEAEWTPEDFSYVRDEFLAADKAGKKLLVEEYGMEFIKKAVDKESTEWLKMNCKSCPYCSAKVQKNGGCNMMLCIKCRTSFCWLCLTVLTKTNCYSHFNESLSCDQYAL